Proteins from a genomic interval of Alteromonas macleodii ATCC 27126:
- a CDS encoding DoxX family protein — MNKQFLKNIFTSNSSISSLVLRVPVGIILTAHGAQKLFAWFGGYGLEGTGQWMESIGLAPGFLMALLAGSAEFFGGLALIIGFLTRPAALVSAFTMVIAIFSVHAANGLFMTNNGYEFALTLLAATGALAIQGGGKLSIDSLISHKLNK; from the coding sequence ATGAACAAGCAATTTCTGAAAAACATTTTTACTTCTAACAGCAGTATTTCTAGTTTGGTTTTACGTGTGCCTGTGGGCATTATTCTTACCGCACACGGCGCACAAAAGCTTTTTGCGTGGTTTGGTGGTTATGGACTAGAAGGCACAGGTCAGTGGATGGAAAGCATTGGTTTAGCGCCAGGCTTTTTAATGGCATTGCTGGCCGGCAGCGCTGAGTTTTTTGGCGGGCTAGCGCTTATTATAGGTTTTCTAACACGCCCAGCCGCTTTAGTAAGTGCATTCACAATGGTGATTGCGATTTTTAGTGTACATGCAGCAAACGGTTTATTTATGACTAACAACGGTTACGAGTTTGCACTAACGCTACTTGCTGCAACAGGTGCGCTAGCTATTCAAGGTGGCGGTAAACTTTCAATCGACTCTCTTATTAGTCACAAGCTTAATAAATAG
- a CDS encoding LysR family transcriptional regulator, translating to MDKLSLLKTFCVVANEGSFTKAAEKLDTSNQLVSKYVAELEKQLDTRLFNRTTRKIHLTEAGQQCLQHANHILESVTDMESQLGLLNTEAKGVLHVSAPVSFSTLHLASALSAFQQAHPHVSINLQLNDRKIDVIDEGFDVAIRAGHLANSSLVAKKITTIKLALCASPAYLEKYGTPQHPAELKPEHYLEYSYVNYDNDKSALIAALKANAQTVTPKLTANNGEVLTNVAKQGEGYVLQPTFIAGEALKNGELVSILDDFVPQAISLYAVYPHRKLISNKLRVFIDFLSSYFESTPYWDK from the coding sequence ATGGATAAATTATCGCTACTGAAAACCTTCTGCGTTGTTGCGAATGAAGGCAGTTTTACAAAAGCTGCAGAAAAGCTAGACACGTCAAATCAACTCGTAAGCAAGTATGTTGCCGAATTAGAGAAGCAACTTGATACGCGTTTATTCAATCGCACTACAAGAAAAATTCACCTAACCGAGGCTGGTCAACAGTGTTTGCAACATGCAAATCATATTCTTGAAAGCGTAACCGATATGGAAAGTCAGCTTGGGTTGCTCAATACAGAAGCAAAGGGAGTTCTGCACGTAAGTGCCCCTGTCTCTTTCTCAACATTACATTTAGCGAGTGCACTCAGTGCGTTTCAACAAGCACACCCTCACGTATCGATAAACTTGCAGCTAAACGATAGAAAGATTGATGTGATAGACGAAGGCTTTGATGTAGCAATACGTGCAGGTCACCTAGCTAACTCTTCGCTGGTGGCCAAGAAAATCACAACGATAAAGCTGGCCCTGTGCGCTTCACCAGCCTACCTGGAAAAATATGGCACACCGCAACATCCAGCTGAATTAAAACCTGAACACTATCTTGAGTACTCCTACGTCAACTACGATAACGATAAATCAGCGCTTATTGCGGCGCTCAAAGCAAATGCCCAGACTGTGACGCCTAAACTAACCGCCAATAATGGAGAAGTCCTAACCAATGTAGCAAAGCAGGGTGAAGGTTATGTACTTCAACCTACCTTCATTGCCGGTGAAGCGCTCAAAAACGGGGAACTCGTGTCCATACTGGACGATTTCGTACCGCAAGCTATCTCTTTGTATGCGGTCTATCCTCATCGTAAGCTCATTTCTAATAAGCTAAGGGTTTTCATTGACTTTTTATCAAGCTATTTTGAAAGTACGCCCTACTGGGACAAGTAA
- a CDS encoding DUF3360 family protein, translated as MSQESSSYQNLHKPSSSFKSRDEYLNHELQILSPKRWRLNLPGKDYRVEWEDFVPGMAATIGKIVMVAAVVGAFAAPLGLSPEFVIENVRFELLIAAVLFVVLISGFLNPSANLAGTHGPLLPLVPLIVASGGHPMALGLLIGLFGFILGITKGGSVLARLTSNGVCGGLLLYLGFIGITGQVKKLFAWAESFDMAYLAFVVIIATILMYAWLEHIQKRWLAIPLGAVMAAVIAFSFGAPFEFTTSPGMPNLNPAYWWGEDTGWKLGLPDWSHFIAVLPFAVLAVSMWSPDFLGHQVFQKLSYPKKSERAHMNIDDTMIAASSRQAVGSLLGGGNISSSWGTYIIPASIARRPIPGGALVTGFLCVVAALWGYPMDLAIWPPVLCVALIVGVFLPLMEAGMQMTREGKTTQSAALVVISSVLVNPVFGWSFTMLLDNLGLVGCKDRAGELGKAGRWLIPGITFLVLCTVMALIGMFPGVPAIMETFRM; from the coding sequence GTGTCACAAGAAAGTTCTTCTTATCAAAATCTTCACAAACCGAGCAGTAGTTTTAAATCAAGAGACGAATATTTAAATCACGAACTTCAAATACTTTCTCCAAAACGTTGGCGGTTGAACCTGCCTGGTAAAGACTACCGCGTTGAGTGGGAAGACTTCGTGCCAGGCATGGCGGCGACCATAGGAAAAATCGTTATGGTTGCCGCCGTAGTAGGTGCATTCGCAGCACCGCTAGGGCTATCTCCTGAGTTTGTTATTGAAAACGTGCGCTTTGAATTACTCATTGCAGCAGTCTTGTTCGTTGTTCTGATTTCCGGTTTCCTAAACCCGTCAGCTAATTTAGCAGGTACACACGGCCCCTTACTGCCCTTGGTACCCCTTATTGTTGCATCTGGCGGCCATCCCATGGCGCTCGGCCTGCTCATTGGACTATTTGGTTTTATTCTAGGAATAACGAAGGGCGGCAGTGTGCTTGCTAGGCTAACCAGTAACGGTGTATGCGGTGGGCTGCTGTTGTACTTAGGGTTTATTGGCATTACAGGCCAGGTGAAGAAACTCTTTGCGTGGGCAGAAAGCTTCGATATGGCTTACTTAGCCTTCGTGGTGATCATTGCCACTATTTTAATGTATGCATGGCTAGAGCATATTCAAAAGCGCTGGCTAGCCATTCCGCTTGGTGCGGTGATGGCGGCGGTCATTGCGTTTTCCTTCGGTGCGCCATTTGAGTTCACAACGTCGCCGGGTATGCCTAACTTGAACCCTGCTTATTGGTGGGGGGAAGACACAGGTTGGAAACTAGGTCTGCCAGACTGGTCACATTTCATTGCTGTGCTGCCTTTTGCTGTGCTGGCTGTGTCTATGTGGTCGCCAGATTTCTTGGGTCATCAAGTCTTCCAAAAGCTTAGCTACCCTAAAAAAAGTGAACGAGCGCACATGAATATAGATGACACCATGATTGCTGCATCTAGTCGTCAGGCAGTGGGAAGCCTACTGGGAGGGGGGAATATCTCATCTTCGTGGGGGACCTACATTATTCCGGCTTCAATCGCGCGCAGACCCATACCCGGTGGTGCATTAGTTACTGGCTTTTTATGCGTTGTAGCGGCACTTTGGGGTTACCCCATGGATCTAGCAATTTGGCCGCCAGTGCTTTGCGTAGCGCTTATTGTTGGGGTCTTTCTGCCGCTAATGGAAGCCGGTATGCAAATGACGCGTGAAGGTAAAACGACGCAATCTGCCGCATTGGTGGTGATCTCCTCTGTACTAGTTAATCCAGTATTCGGATGGTCTTTTACTATGCTTTTGGATAATTTGGGGCTCGTTGGGTGCAAAGATAGAGCTGGAGAGCTCGGCAAAGCAGGGCGTTGGCTAATTCCAGGAATTACGTTTTTGGTGTTATGTACCGTTATGGCACTAATTGGTATGTTCCCGGGTGTGCCCGCGATTATGGAAACCTTCAGAATGTGA
- a CDS encoding Bax inhibitor-1/YccA family protein, which translates to MDQRSMYSSASQPSVLQTNKVLRNTYMLLAMTLAFSAVCAGIAMAVGISPMMSLVMTIGAFITLFVVQKKADSASGIYWVFAFTGLMGASLGYTLNFYLGVAGPGLIMEALGATALVFFALSGYALTTKKDFSFMGGFLVVGLVVVLVAAIANIFFAVPAVSLAISAAIVFIMSGFILFDTSRIIHGGETNYIRATVSLYLNIYNLFTSILHLLGAFGGDD; encoded by the coding sequence ATGGATCAACGTTCGATGTATTCAAGTGCATCTCAACCATCGGTATTGCAGACGAACAAGGTTCTACGCAACACCTATATGCTGCTTGCGATGACACTGGCGTTTAGTGCGGTTTGTGCTGGTATAGCAATGGCAGTAGGCATTTCTCCTATGATGTCTCTTGTTATGACTATCGGCGCTTTTATTACGTTATTTGTAGTTCAGAAAAAAGCTGATTCAGCATCTGGTATCTACTGGGTGTTTGCATTCACAGGTCTAATGGGTGCATCACTAGGTTACACGCTTAATTTCTATCTAGGCGTTGCGGGCCCAGGCTTGATCATGGAAGCGCTAGGTGCAACAGCCCTTGTGTTCTTCGCGCTATCTGGCTACGCGTTAACCACTAAGAAAGACTTCTCGTTCATGGGCGGCTTCTTGGTTGTAGGCCTAGTTGTAGTGCTTGTTGCGGCAATTGCGAACATCTTTTTCGCAGTTCCAGCGGTAAGCTTAGCAATCAGTGCAGCGATTGTGTTTATTATGTCAGGTTTCATCTTGTTTGATACAAGTCGTATCATCCACGGTGGTGAAACAAACTACATTCGTGCAACAGTTTCGCTATACTTGAACATATACAACTTGTTCACGTCTATCCTTCACCTTCTAGGTGCGTTTGGTGGCGACGATTAA